In one Oncorhynchus nerka isolate Pitt River linkage group LG7, Oner_Uvic_2.0, whole genome shotgun sequence genomic region, the following are encoded:
- the LOC135572620 gene encoding E3 SUMO-protein ligase ZBED1, with translation MPFQIVERPDFLRLMKVAMPHYKVPSPTLFYKTEIPNLYNQVKADVGKVWLKGTWFAATTDLWTSESRGGQPYISFTIHYLTPDWQLESNCLETQFFPEDHSAHNIRVFENMLEDWGINQKDLVCITTDNATNMIKAFEEFPDLWLGCFGHNLNLAISKALKIHRVDTAVKACCHLVQGFSRSWKRRRKLREKQAALNMPQKALIHDVVTRWGSTHKMLERFLSQQQPVCETLAGERGTWHLMHKDADISVMECTCLRDTRAAIKPVLDHITRDVLVEKDTEPSLTKEIKRVMRKDLNRYTEKAKRVMYMACFIDPRFKISFLDEPEAAKVDTDSCVQEALKLAAAQVRDEPQSTSSTSTTPTAASEGKGLAGLLRNITSTSQQRGEEGQIPTTPEDRVKEEIRVYLSLPPISAEEDPLVWWRGHASEQPHLARVAREILCIPATRMPSECSVPAGTSSPLADHYLNRTK, from the exons ATGCCATTTCAAATTGTTGAGAGGCCAGACTTTCTGAGGCTGATGAAGGTTGCCATGCCTCACTACAAAGTTCCATCACCAACATTATTTTACAAGACTGAAATCCCAAACCTGTACAACCAGGTTAAAGCTGATGTTGGAAAAGTTTGGCTCAAAGGCACATGGTTTGCTGCAACTACTGACCTCTGGACCAGTGAAAGCAGGGGTGGTCAACCCTACATCAGcttcactatccattacctcaCCCCAGACTGGCAACTGGAATcaaactgcctggaaacacagTTCTTCCCAGAAGATCACTCAGCTCACAACATCAGAGTTTTTGAGAATATGCTGGAAGACTGGGGAATCAACCAGAAAGACCTGGTCTGCATAACCACAGACAACGCAACAAACATGATCAAGGCTTTTGAAGAGTTCCCAGATCTGTGGCTTGGGTGCTTTGGCCATAATTTGAACTTGGCCATCTCAAAGGCTCTGAAAATTCACAGAGTTGACACAGCAGTCAAGGCCTGCTGTCATCTGGTCCAAGGCTTCTCACGGagctggaagagaaggagaaaactGAGAGAAAAGCAAGCTGCCCTCAACATGCCACAGAAGGCTCTGATCCATGATGTGGTGACTCGATGGGGATCTACACACAAGATGCTTGAGCGTTTCCTCAGCCAACAGCAGCCAGTCTGTGAGACACTGGCTGGAGAAAGAGGAACATGGCATCTGATGCACAAGGACGCTGACATAAGTGTCATGGA ATGCACTTGCCTCAGAGACACGAGGGCAGCCATCAAGCCTGTCCTGGACCACATCACCCGTGATGTACTGGTGGAAAAGGATacagagccatccctgaccaaggagataaAACGTGTAATGAGAAAAGACCTTAACAGATACACAGAGAAGGCAAAGAGAGTCATGTACATGGCTTGTTTCATTGACCCCCGCTTCAAAATTAGCTTTTTAGATGAGCCTGAGGCTGCAAAAGTTGACACTGACAGCTGTGTCCAGGAAGCCTTGAAGCTGGCAGCTGCACAAGTCAGGGATGAACCACAAAGCACCAGCAGCACCTCCACCACCCCCACAGCGGCATCGGAGGGGAAAGGCCTCGCTGGGTTGCTGAGAAACATTACCTCAACAAGTCAGCAGAGAGGTGAAGAGGGTCAGATTCCGACCACCCCAGAAGACAGAGTGAAAGAAGAGATCAGGGTCTACCTGTCTCTGCCACCCATTTCAGCAGAAGAGGATCCACTGGTGTGGTGGAGGGGCCATGCATCAGAGCAGCCTCACCTTGCCAGGGTTGCCAGGGAGATTTTGTGCATCCCAGCAACCCGCATGCCATCAGAGTGTTCAGTGCCAGCGGGCACATCGTCTCCCCTCGCAGATCACTACTTAAACCGGACAAAGTAA